The Leptospira bouyouniensis genome has a segment encoding these proteins:
- a CDS encoding beta strand repeat-containing protein: MRKVSLCAFLLLTNCIAFLDLNELKKSSSSLNYSLLALLSNSSTFGNSTTAIVGSSGGSVRSSDGSFVLEIPPGALTESKQITITKDAAPSGNVSDGFGKKTNVLKFEPEGLVFLKPAILTLFYQQGEMKEGGFEEKSTAFYYINNDSTLEKTKTISIDLSQNKLVSEVKHFSFGMGLNIQVWLVNNGIISNPVPVLNIANNVILELNDFAIHGFANPAEYFRSEVATLGPFLIKLVSILGYDPISVAFPNEDFDGDGVPNSEDPYVLSTGSQILVISSGASVVSANNGAINSTQFIWKSSKSGNYTIRKGGNNCTSGTIVSSGTVSSEVHNTFGPVVAATDLSLGSNTFRICVVSSSITSAIVQTFTRDDSIPTVSINPEGGNYGTPQNVSLTCSDTGGAGCSAIAYTTNGTTPSFSSSCSITNGNLFTTPILTQDSNVTLINYRSCDHAGNVSQIYSNTYSVDSVLPSVTINSVLPGTVISGNINPQVNWQSNKDGNYKIVIGADCNASVLATGTNVSGIATNGIAVNSVVNSGTQLLDGNRKINICVANLIGNIGTSSATILVDSMNPTLTVTPAGGVYSTPQTVTAICSDSLSGCQKIAYTTDGTDPAFDVSGSIVNGSLYIGTLTTPNHYRFIARDFAGNLSDIFKVNYSLPDSTPPTVSIQNLRNLGTVQSGFLVGNATDDTSVSLVEVSIDSGVYVAATGTNSWKFKLPFGLNTWRDSSLHTISVRSKDIAGNFSTISTISVRKGINKDFNGDGYSDVIVSAYSSNNQQGRVYIFHNSGSAGITENSLSSANTIIAGSVNNELLGYTVGTGDFNGDGYADAMIGAIGANLSKGKVYIFHSQGTSGIPSTNTIFADSVLSGEDSSDPIGTALASGDFNGDGYSDAILGAYNKSKAYIFLSSGNSGVSSRLTATADTKLTGVQTQGVSAYFGISISTADMNGDGFADAIIGASGYNSFQGQVYVFHSSGLSGIPSGTANSANATLTGEGNGNIFGRMVLVGDFNGDGKMDILANSIGANSYQGKAYVFHGTTNGIVSVGAASANSLILGEGGFFGYSGSVGDFNGDGYSDALIGANEFNSRQGKIYIFHGSASGITATSVSSANLTILGETVGSNFGEPTGVGDFNCDGFMDLIVGSWFYNSYQGRAYIFYSNGSEGIKINSANAASVIFTGNLANDRFGIVSQ; this comes from the coding sequence ATGCGAAAAGTTTCCCTATGTGCATTTCTCTTACTTACGAACTGTATTGCTTTTCTAGATTTAAATGAACTCAAAAAATCAAGTAGTAGCTTAAACTACTCCCTTTTGGCTTTACTTTCGAATTCTTCAACATTTGGTAATTCAACTACAGCCATAGTCGGATCCTCCGGTGGAAGTGTCAGATCCTCTGATGGGAGTTTTGTTCTCGAAATTCCCCCTGGAGCACTTACTGAATCAAAGCAAATCACTATTACAAAGGATGCAGCCCCATCGGGAAATGTCTCAGATGGATTTGGAAAAAAAACAAATGTATTAAAATTTGAGCCTGAAGGTTTGGTTTTTTTGAAACCGGCTATTCTAACTCTATTTTATCAGCAAGGAGAAATGAAGGAAGGCGGTTTTGAAGAAAAAAGCACAGCTTTTTACTATATTAATAATGATTCCACTCTAGAAAAAACCAAAACTATTTCCATTGATTTATCGCAAAACAAACTAGTATCCGAAGTTAAACATTTTTCTTTTGGTATGGGATTGAATATACAAGTTTGGCTAGTAAACAACGGGATTATTTCGAATCCTGTTCCCGTTCTAAATATTGCAAATAACGTAATATTGGAGTTAAACGATTTTGCAATTCATGGATTTGCAAATCCTGCAGAGTATTTCCGATCGGAGGTAGCTACGCTTGGTCCATTTCTGATTAAATTAGTTTCTATTCTTGGTTATGACCCTATCAGTGTGGCTTTTCCGAATGAGGATTTTGATGGAGACGGAGTTCCAAATAGCGAAGACCCTTATGTTCTTTCGACTGGATCTCAAATATTGGTTATTTCTTCTGGCGCTAGTGTCGTCAGTGCAAATAATGGTGCGATCAATTCGACACAGTTTATTTGGAAATCTTCTAAATCCGGTAATTATACAATACGAAAAGGAGGAAATAATTGTACATCAGGTACAATCGTTTCATCAGGAACAGTATCTAGTGAAGTACATAACACATTTGGCCCAGTTGTTGCTGCAACAGACCTAAGTCTCGGGTCAAATACGTTTCGAATTTGTGTTGTTAGCTCAAGTATAACTAGCGCTATTGTTCAAACGTTTACAAGGGATGATTCAATTCCGACGGTTTCGATAAATCCAGAGGGTGGGAATTATGGCACGCCACAGAATGTATCGTTAACTTGCAGCGATACAGGTGGGGCTGGATGTTCTGCGATTGCCTATACGACAAATGGCACTACACCGTCATTTTCTTCCTCTTGTTCAATTACAAACGGAAATTTATTTACGACACCTATCTTGACGCAAGATAGTAACGTGACTTTGATAAATTATAGATCATGCGATCATGCTGGAAATGTTTCTCAAATTTATTCAAATACGTATTCAGTTGATTCCGTTCTGCCTTCAGTAACCATCAATTCAGTTCTTCCTGGCACTGTAATTTCTGGTAATATTAATCCACAAGTCAATTGGCAATCCAATAAAGATGGGAATTATAAGATTGTTATTGGAGCTGACTGTAATGCAAGTGTTTTGGCAACCGGAACAAATGTTAGTGGGATTGCTACGAACGGAATTGCTGTTAATAGTGTCGTAAACTCAGGTACCCAATTATTAGATGGAAATAGAAAGATAAATATATGTGTAGCAAATTTAATCGGAAACATTGGAACATCATCCGCTACTATATTAGTGGATAGTATGAATCCAACATTGACGGTTACACCGGCAGGTGGAGTCTATTCTACTCCACAAACAGTCACTGCAATTTGTTCCGATTCTTTGTCAGGATGTCAAAAAATCGCATATACTACTGATGGAACCGATCCTGCTTTTGATGTCTCTGGAAGTATCGTTAACGGTAGTTTATATATTGGAACATTGACAACACCTAATCATTACCGTTTTATTGCTCGAGATTTTGCAGGTAATCTTTCCGATATTTTTAAAGTAAACTATTCTTTACCAGATTCAACTCCACCGACTGTCTCCATTCAAAATTTGAGAAATTTAGGAACTGTTCAATCTGGATTTTTGGTTGGAAATGCCACTGACGATACATCTGTATCATTAGTTGAAGTCTCTATTGATTCAGGTGTTTATGTTGCCGCTACTGGGACAAATTCATGGAAATTCAAATTACCATTTGGATTGAATACTTGGAGAGACAGTTCGTTACATACGATAAGTGTTCGAAGTAAAGACATCGCAGGAAATTTTTCTACGATTTCAACAATATCAGTTAGAAAAGGAATCAATAAAGATTTCAATGGTGATGGGTATTCAGATGTAATTGTAAGCGCATATAGCTCGAATAATCAACAAGGAAGGGTATATATCTTTCATAATTCAGGATCAGCAGGAATAACGGAAAATTCGCTCTCGTCTGCAAATACAATAATTGCCGGTTCAGTGAACAATGAATTATTGGGGTATACAGTCGGGACAGGGGATTTTAATGGCGATGGATATGCAGATGCAATGATAGGTGCTATTGGTGCAAATTTAAGTAAAGGTAAAGTTTATATTTTTCATAGTCAAGGCACATCAGGAATTCCATCAACGAACACAATATTTGCGGATTCAGTATTATCAGGTGAAGATAGTAGTGATCCAATTGGCACAGCTCTAGCATCGGGAGATTTTAATGGCGATGGATATTCTGATGCAATTCTAGGAGCGTATAATAAATCTAAGGCATATATTTTCCTTAGTTCAGGAAATTCTGGTGTTTCATCTCGGTTAACTGCAACTGCAGATACAAAATTAACCGGTGTTCAAACTCAAGGAGTCAGTGCTTATTTTGGAATTTCCATCTCTACTGCAGACATGAATGGAGACGGATTTGCTGATGCGATTATAGGTGCAAGCGGGTATAACAGTTTCCAGGGTCAAGTTTATGTCTTTCACAGTTCCGGTCTTTCTGGCATACCTTCAGGAACCGCTAATTCTGCCAATGCGACTTTAACTGGCGAAGGAAATGGTAATATATTCGGTCGAATGGTTCTAGTTGGAGATTTTAATGGCGATGGAAAAATGGATATTCTAGCAAATTCCATTGGTGCAAACTCGTACCAAGGTAAGGCTTATGTTTTTCATGGCACAACCAATGGGATTGTATCTGTTGGTGCCGCATCCGCAAATTCATTGATTCTAGGTGAAGGTGGTTTTTTTGGTTATAGTGGTTCAGTGGGAGATTTCAATGGTGATGGTTATTCTGACGCTTTGATTGGAGCAAATGAATTCAATTCTAGGCAAGGAAAGATATATATTTTTCATGGGAGTGCTTCTGGTATTACGGCAACTTCAGTTAGTTCTGCAAATTTAACCATTCTTGGAGAAACTGTTGGAAGTAACTTCGGTGAGCCCACTGGAGTTGGAGATTTTAATTGTGATGGTTTTATGGATTTAATTGTTGGTAGCTGGTTTTATAACTCATATCAAGGTCGCGCTTATATCTTTTATAGTAATGGTTCGGAAGGTATAAAGATTAATAGTGCAAATGCTGCTTCAGTAATCTTCACAGGTAATTTAGCCAATGATCGATTCGGTATAGTGAGTCAGTAG
- the atpH gene encoding ATP synthase F1 subunit delta yields the protein MSLNQISKVYATALLELAQEANSLESTEEELAALVDVFFSDDSIRHYFLSPLVDPSEKERTAEKSVQGKASEIVANFITLVVRKNRFLYLKDILEDYRTGVDRLKNRSSLRIVSKDSLGKEAVDRITKSISSKFGREVRVTEHTDLNLIGGFKIYLDDFLIDASIRAKLDGTREALLQKKIPVGAFE from the coding sequence ATGAGTCTGAACCAAATTTCAAAGGTTTACGCAACGGCACTTTTGGAGTTAGCTCAAGAAGCTAACTCACTTGAGTCAACGGAAGAGGAATTAGCAGCGTTAGTTGATGTTTTCTTCTCCGATGATTCAATACGCCATTATTTCCTTTCTCCATTAGTTGATCCTTCTGAGAAAGAACGAACTGCAGAAAAGTCAGTTCAAGGGAAGGCATCGGAAATCGTTGCCAATTTTATAACACTTGTGGTTCGTAAGAATCGATTTCTTTACCTCAAGGATATTTTGGAAGACTATCGAACTGGAGTGGACCGACTCAAAAATCGTAGTTCCCTTCGCATTGTTTCCAAAGATTCTCTCGGTAAAGAAGCAGTGGATCGTATCACCAAGTCAATTTCTTCCAAGTTCGGACGCGAAGTTCGTGTCACTGAACATACGGATCTTAACCTAATCGGTGGATTCAAAATTTATTTAGACGACTTTTTAATCGATGCCTCAATCCGTGCAAAACTTGACGGAACTCGAGAGGCTCTCCTCCAAAAGAAAATCCCAGTCGGAGCATTTGAATGA
- the atpA gene encoding F0F1 ATP synthase subunit alpha, translating to MKIKTDEVTSVLKQEIKNFKKDLQVEEVGTVLEVGDGIARVYGLTNVMSGELVEFQNGVRGQAFNLEENSVGVVIFGDYIKIEEGFSVKRVGKIFEVPVGPELLGRVLNPLGEVIDGKGPLNAKKTRPVESPAPGIAMRKSVHEPMQTGIKAIDAMIPIGRGQRELIIGDRGTGKTSIAIDTIINQKGKGVICVYVAIGQKASTVASTIEMLREKGALEYTIIVSANASEPAPMLYIAPYSGATMAEYFMYEEGKATLVVYDDLSKQAVAYRQMSLLLRRPPGREAYPGDVFYLHSRLLERAAKLDDKFGGGSMTALPIIETQEGEVSAYIPTNVISITDGQIYLQSNLFASGLRPAVDVGISVSRVGSAAQIKAMKKVAGTLKSDLAQFRDLEAFAQLGTELDPVTQAQLDRGYRVLEILKQPNNSPTPVEEQVISIFAVTKGFMDTIPTAKVREFEAFLLRTMREQHPEILEEIRTAKEVKQEAALQKTIKSIAEHFLAKNN from the coding sequence ATGAAAATTAAAACAGACGAAGTAACGTCGGTACTAAAACAAGAAATTAAAAACTTCAAAAAAGACCTCCAAGTCGAAGAGGTCGGAACTGTTCTCGAAGTCGGGGACGGGATTGCAAGAGTTTACGGACTCACAAACGTAATGTCAGGAGAGCTCGTTGAATTCCAAAACGGAGTTCGAGGCCAAGCCTTCAACTTAGAAGAAAATTCGGTTGGGGTTGTTATTTTTGGTGATTATATCAAAATTGAAGAAGGTTTTTCCGTAAAACGTGTGGGAAAAATCTTCGAAGTTCCAGTGGGACCAGAACTTCTTGGTCGAGTACTAAACCCTCTCGGGGAAGTGATCGACGGAAAAGGACCACTCAACGCAAAAAAAACAAGACCAGTTGAGTCTCCAGCTCCTGGGATTGCGATGAGAAAATCGGTTCATGAACCAATGCAAACTGGTATCAAAGCGATTGATGCGATGATCCCAATTGGACGTGGACAAAGAGAGCTCATCATTGGTGACCGTGGAACTGGAAAAACTTCCATCGCCATCGACACCATCATCAACCAAAAAGGAAAAGGTGTGATCTGCGTTTACGTAGCGATTGGACAAAAAGCATCTACTGTTGCTTCCACCATCGAAATGTTACGCGAAAAAGGTGCTCTTGAGTATACGATCATCGTATCGGCAAATGCATCGGAACCGGCTCCTATGTTATACATTGCACCTTACTCTGGTGCGACGATGGCTGAATACTTTATGTATGAAGAAGGAAAAGCTACACTTGTTGTGTATGATGACCTTTCCAAACAAGCCGTAGCTTACCGACAAATGTCACTCCTTCTTCGCCGCCCACCAGGTCGTGAAGCATACCCTGGAGACGTATTCTACCTTCACTCTCGCCTACTTGAAAGAGCAGCGAAACTTGATGATAAATTTGGTGGTGGGTCCATGACTGCACTTCCGATCATTGAGACACAGGAAGGGGAAGTATCTGCTTACATTCCTACAAACGTAATTTCCATCACTGATGGTCAGATTTACCTTCAGTCTAACCTATTTGCATCGGGCCTTCGCCCTGCGGTGGATGTCGGGATTTCTGTATCTCGGGTTGGATCTGCTGCACAAATCAAAGCGATGAAAAAAGTAGCAGGAACTCTGAAGTCAGACCTAGCACAGTTTCGTGACTTGGAAGCGTTTGCTCAGTTGGGAACAGAACTTGATCCAGTGACACAAGCACAGCTTGATCGTGGATACCGAGTCCTTGAAATTCTCAAACAACCAAACAACTCTCCAACTCCAGTGGAAGAACAAGTGATTTCCATCTTCGCTGTAACAAAAGGATTTATGGATACAATTCCTACTGCAAAAGTAAGAGAATTTGAAGCTTTCCTTTTGAGAACAATGAGAGAGCAACACCCAGAGATTCTAGAAGAAATCAGAACTGCCAAAGAAGTGAAACAAGAAGCAGCTCTGCAAAAGACAATCAAATCGATTGCTGAACATTTTTTAGCAAAGAATAACTAA
- a CDS encoding glutathione peroxidase: MAEDFYKIKVKRGSEEIPMEQFKDKVLLIVNTASQCGFTPQYKGLQETYERWKGKGLEILAFPCNQFGEQEPGSDADIKLFCEKTFSTTFPIFSKLEVNGPNTDPLYTHLKKSAPGIFGSLDIKWNFTKFLIDKNGNVVKRYAPITKPEAIEKDIEKLVQG; this comes from the coding sequence ATGGCCGAAGATTTTTACAAAATTAAAGTGAAACGCGGGTCTGAAGAGATACCGATGGAACAATTTAAAGATAAGGTATTATTGATAGTGAACACTGCTAGCCAGTGTGGTTTCACTCCTCAGTATAAAGGATTGCAAGAAACATATGAGCGCTGGAAAGGCAAAGGATTGGAAATTCTAGCTTTCCCTTGTAACCAATTCGGTGAACAAGAACCCGGTTCCGATGCGGATATAAAATTGTTTTGTGAAAAAACTTTTTCCACGACATTTCCAATTTTTTCTAAACTTGAAGTAAACGGTCCAAATACAGATCCGCTTTATACTCACTTAAAAAAAAGTGCACCAGGCATCTTTGGTTCACTTGATATCAAATGGAACTTCACAAAATTTCTCATTGATAAAAATGGAAACGTTGTAAAACGTTACGCCCCCATCACAAAACCTGAAGCAATCGAAAAGGATATCGAAAAACTTGTCCAAGGTTAA
- a CDS encoding ammonium transporter, which produces MNIQLVLRPVLFCFLILLPNILLAEGETGTVNPIDKSDTTWMLVSSALVFFMIPGLSLFYGGIVRSKNVLSTMMHSFVAIIVMTLQWTIFGYSLAFSGENPYIGNFDLAFLDGIDINSTKGSIPTYVHFLFQGMFALITPALISGAIAERIKLSAYIVFILVWSTLVYDPVAHWVWADSGWLFKMNALDFAGGTVVHLISGIAGLSAAIVIGKRKGDPGLLTHPNNMTYTLLGSGLLWFGWFGFNAGSGLAVNGLAARAFLVTLVAPAAACASWLLIEWYHTNKATALGAASGIVAGLVVITPASGFVGIKGALIMGLLVSPLCYLAILLKGKLKYDDTLDAFGIHGAGGAFGAILTGIFALELAEGMTFESQMMAQIISVVATGFYSFVASYLIAFVIEKTIGFRIEEDKEITGLDQEIHGEKGYDIR; this is translated from the coding sequence ATGAATATACAATTGGTCTTGAGACCTGTTTTGTTTTGTTTCTTGATCCTTTTACCAAACATTCTTTTGGCAGAGGGAGAGACAGGGACAGTCAATCCAATCGACAAATCAGATACAACGTGGATGTTAGTTTCATCTGCTTTAGTTTTTTTTATGATCCCGGGTCTTTCCTTATTTTATGGAGGGATTGTTCGTTCCAAAAATGTATTATCCACAATGATGCATAGTTTTGTTGCAATCATAGTCATGACCTTACAATGGACAATTTTTGGTTATAGCTTAGCGTTTTCTGGAGAAAATCCTTATATTGGGAATTTTGATTTAGCTTTCTTAGATGGAATCGATATAAATTCCACAAAGGGTTCAATTCCAACATACGTCCACTTTTTATTCCAAGGTATGTTTGCTCTCATTACTCCTGCACTGATTTCTGGCGCAATTGCCGAAAGAATTAAACTTTCAGCATACATTGTATTCATTCTCGTCTGGTCTACGTTAGTTTATGATCCAGTGGCACATTGGGTATGGGCAGATTCTGGTTGGTTATTCAAAATGAATGCGTTAGATTTTGCTGGAGGTACTGTGGTTCACTTAATCTCAGGGATCGCAGGACTTTCTGCTGCAATTGTGATCGGCAAAAGAAAAGGTGATCCTGGTCTCTTAACACACCCAAATAACATGACTTATACGTTACTTGGATCTGGTTTATTATGGTTTGGATGGTTTGGTTTTAATGCTGGCTCAGGACTTGCAGTTAATGGTCTTGCAGCAAGAGCATTTCTTGTCACCTTAGTTGCACCTGCTGCCGCATGTGCAAGTTGGTTACTCATCGAATGGTATCATACAAACAAAGCGACAGCCCTAGGTGCGGCTTCTGGAATTGTTGCGGGACTTGTAGTGATCACACCAGCTTCTGGTTTTGTGGGTATCAAAGGTGCATTGATTATGGGATTACTTGTTTCACCATTATGTTATTTAGCAATTCTTCTAAAAGGAAAATTGAAATATGATGATACCTTAGATGCTTTCGGTATACACGGTGCAGGTGGTGCTTTTGGCGCAATTTTAACTGGAATTTTCGCATTAGAATTAGCAGAAGGAATGACATTTGAAAGTCAAATGATGGCACAAATCATTAGTGTCGTTGCAACAGGATTTTATTCCTTTGTTGCTTCATATTTAATTGCATTCGTAATTGAAAAAACAATTGGTTTTAGAATTGAAGAAGACAAAGAAATCACTGGACTTGACCAAGAGATACATGGTGAAAAAGGATATGATATAAGGTAA
- a CDS encoding F0F1 ATP synthase subunit B produces the protein MVLLAASGFNLLKVNPGLVIWTLVTFSVVVFVLKKFAWDKILHALEERASGIQGDINKAESLRVEAEKSLKEYKDQLFKATEEAHRIVDEAKKDAVALRTRLTEEAHNEVKGIKDSAVREIELAKGRALSELQNQIVEMSVLIASEILEKQLKKEDYASFVEKEIAKLDKLKIK, from the coding sequence TTGGTACTCCTCGCGGCTTCCGGCTTCAATTTGCTGAAAGTCAATCCGGGTCTGGTCATCTGGACCCTGGTCACTTTCTCAGTTGTTGTCTTCGTTCTTAAAAAATTTGCATGGGACAAGATCCTTCATGCTCTCGAAGAACGTGCTTCCGGCATCCAAGGTGATATCAACAAAGCGGAATCTCTTCGTGTTGAAGCAGAAAAGTCTTTAAAAGAATACAAAGACCAACTCTTCAAAGCAACAGAAGAAGCACACAGAATTGTCGATGAAGCTAAGAAAGATGCAGTTGCTCTCCGTACTCGATTGACGGAAGAAGCGCACAATGAAGTAAAAGGAATCAAAGACAGTGCTGTTCGAGAAATCGAACTTGCTAAAGGCAGAGCTTTGTCCGAGTTACAAAACCAAATTGTGGAAATGTCCGTTCTCATCGCGAGTGAGATCTTGGAGAAACAATTGAAGAAGGAAGACTATGCTTCCTTTGTTGAAAAAGAGATCGCAAAACTCGATAAACTTAAAATCAAATGA
- the atpB gene encoding F0F1 ATP synthase subunit A — MYLRAISVENKSKYRFFLSFLLVFSLSFTNVFANDSEGHSSDEGFDFSEVMAHHLGDAPIFPLNFGGTIVTEGQPGFDAENHDVFVNHDGVKYHYVGGLDLHITKRVTMMWIACFFMFLVFIPAANLISKNPKKVHNKFTSGVEAFVSYLKENVVDSSLDHHGHSYYHYIFSLFFFILFCNLFGLIPSVGELTVAASDGLVALGVFDHTPHSLHTFGEIWSGITPTGDISVTLSLASITLLTIYGTAFTYQGISFVAHAVPKGVPLLLWPLMWALEFIVTHIARSFALTMRLLANMTAGHVMILALLGFIFMSESWLIAPVSVLSSVLIYFLELLVAFLQAFIFSLLTTVFIGTVMHRH, encoded by the coding sequence TTGTATTTGCGAGCTATTTCAGTGGAAAATAAGTCTAAATATCGGTTTTTTTTATCATTTTTATTAGTTTTTTCCCTTAGTTTTACGAATGTTTTTGCAAACGATTCGGAAGGGCACAGCTCTGATGAGGGCTTCGATTTCAGCGAAGTGATGGCACACCACTTAGGTGATGCTCCGATCTTCCCTCTCAACTTTGGTGGCACGATTGTCACAGAAGGCCAACCTGGTTTTGATGCAGAAAACCATGATGTATTTGTGAATCACGACGGAGTGAAATACCACTACGTAGGTGGTCTTGATTTACATATCACCAAACGAGTGACCATGATGTGGATTGCTTGTTTTTTTATGTTCCTTGTTTTCATCCCAGCTGCGAATCTCATTTCTAAGAATCCAAAAAAAGTTCATAACAAATTCACATCGGGTGTGGAAGCATTTGTCAGTTATCTGAAAGAAAACGTTGTCGATTCCTCTCTGGACCACCACGGACATTCTTATTACCATTACATCTTCTCTTTGTTTTTCTTTATCCTTTTCTGTAACTTGTTCGGTCTCATCCCATCCGTGGGAGAACTCACTGTTGCAGCATCAGACGGACTTGTTGCACTGGGAGTATTTGACCACACACCACATTCTCTTCATACATTCGGAGAAATTTGGTCAGGGATCACTCCTACTGGTGACATCAGTGTTACCCTTTCACTCGCATCCATTACATTGCTCACAATTTACGGAACTGCATTTACCTACCAAGGGATATCCTTCGTAGCACATGCTGTTCCTAAAGGAGTTCCACTCCTTTTATGGCCACTGATGTGGGCATTGGAATTTATCGTAACTCACATTGCTCGCTCTTTTGCGTTAACAATGAGGTTACTTGCCAACATGACAGCAGGACACGTTATGATCCTTGCGTTACTTGGTTTTATCTTTATGAGCGAAAGTTGGCTCATTGCACCTGTATCTGTACTCAGTTCAGTGCTTATTTACTTTTTAGAACTACTTGTAGCCTTTTTACAAGCGTTCATTTTCTCACTGCTCACAACCGTGTTCATCGGAACTGTGATGCATAGACATTAA
- the atpE gene encoding ATP synthase F0 subunit C yields MEFGLGYIAVGLAAGLALLGAGIGIGRIGGSVAESISRQPEAAGKIQLVLYVAAGMIEGAALFAVVIALLIALKLNGSIDKTIGAGATKVEQGQ; encoded by the coding sequence ATGGAATTCGGTTTAGGATACATCGCAGTAGGACTCGCAGCAGGACTTGCATTACTTGGTGCAGGAATCGGTATTGGTAGAATTGGTGGATCAGTGGCAGAAAGCATTAGCCGCCAACCAGAAGCAGCGGGAAAGATCCAACTCGTTCTTTACGTAGCAGCAGGTATGATTGAAGGTGCAGCACTTTTCGCAGTGGTAATCGCTCTTCTTATCGCGCTCAAACTCAATGGCTCAATTGACAAAACAATTGGTGCTGGTGCCACTAAAGTAGAACAAGGACAATAG
- a CDS encoding MarR family winged helix-turn-helix transcriptional regulator encodes MSKVKNPPDEVLLLKNQICFSLYSSMHRLMKIYRPLLAAVGLTYPQYLVMLVLWEEERITVSGLGERLQLDSGTLTPLLKRLEQSGFVERKRSSEDERVVLVSLTKGGRNIREKAKAIPEQIFCLSGIEENQAIQLKKILDELGQT; translated from the coding sequence TTGTCCAAGGTTAAGAATCCCCCAGATGAGGTTCTTCTTTTGAAGAACCAAATTTGTTTTTCTTTATATTCTTCAATGCATCGTTTGATGAAGATCTACCGCCCACTTCTTGCGGCGGTGGGGCTTACTTATCCCCAATATCTTGTTATGTTGGTACTTTGGGAAGAAGAAAGAATTACTGTGAGTGGACTAGGGGAACGTCTGCAGTTGGACTCTGGAACGTTAACTCCTTTATTAAAGAGATTAGAGCAAAGTGGATTTGTAGAACGTAAGAGAAGTTCTGAAGATGAACGAGTTGTGCTTGTGTCACTAACGAAAGGTGGAAGAAATATACGTGAAAAAGCAAAGGCTATACCGGAACAGATTTTTTGTTTGTCTGGAATTGAAGAAAACCAAGCAATCCAATTAAAAAAAATTTTAGATGAACTTGGACAAACCTAA
- the atpG gene encoding ATP synthase F1 subunit gamma, which yields MATPREIKKRINSVKNTRKITRTMEMVSTAKAKKATNKVNAAKPYADLTRELVSSLSSLAGIIHSPYLRKPDKIRKVAILAIAANRGLCGGFNSNLLRMVKNRIEELKSKGVEVEVHAAGKKAISFFKFAKVELVTSYTNIDDKAGSKEANDLASYFMERFANESVDSVEIISTHYYSAANQKPEITSVLPLQMEDTVSKGSSGPEVLYEPDPKTILENLLPMVIKTTFVKIILESVASEHIARRVAMKAATDAAGEMIKLLTRGYNRVRQAKITQEISEIVGGAEAIS from the coding sequence TTGGCGACACCGCGTGAGATAAAAAAGAGGATTAACTCGGTTAAAAACACGAGAAAAATCACTCGAACCATGGAGATGGTCTCCACGGCTAAGGCAAAAAAAGCCACTAACAAAGTGAATGCGGCGAAACCATACGCTGATTTAACACGAGAGTTAGTGTCTTCCTTGTCTAGCCTTGCTGGGATCATCCATAGCCCTTACTTAAGGAAGCCGGATAAAATCCGTAAAGTTGCTATCCTTGCTATTGCCGCAAACCGTGGGTTATGCGGAGGATTTAACTCCAACTTACTTCGTATGGTCAAAAACCGAATCGAAGAGTTGAAGTCAAAAGGTGTGGAAGTAGAAGTCCATGCTGCAGGGAAAAAAGCGATCTCTTTCTTTAAATTTGCAAAAGTAGAATTGGTAACTTCATACACCAACATCGATGACAAAGCAGGAAGTAAAGAGGCAAATGATCTTGCTTCATACTTTATGGAACGTTTTGCCAACGAATCGGTGGATTCTGTTGAAATCATTTCCACTCACTATTATTCGGCAGCCAATCAGAAACCTGAGATTACATCTGTCCTTCCACTGCAAATGGAAGATACAGTTTCCAAAGGTTCTTCAGGGCCAGAAGTTTTATACGAACCAGATCCAAAAACCATCTTAGAAAACTTACTACCTATGGTGATCAAAACTACGTTTGTGAAGATCATATTGGAGTCGGTGGCATCCGAACACATTGCACGTAGAGTGGCGATGAAAGCAGCTACCGATGCAGCTGGTGAGATGATCAAACTTCTGACTCGCGGATACAACCGAGTTCGTCAGGCAAAAATTACGCAGGAAATTTCAGAAATCGTAGGGGGAGCGGAAGCCATCTCCTAA